TAACCCCTGTTTCGCTCGTTCTTGCTGGAGTAATTGTTAATGCATTCTTTTCAGCCTTGACTTCCCTGTTGAAGTTTTTGATGGAGCATGAAAAGCTGGCGAGCGTTGTTTACTGGCTCATGGGGAGCTTTGCAGATGCTGAGTGGCATTCAGTCAAAGTTGCATTCCCTGTAATCTTTCTTGGATGTGCGTTGATTTATATGATGCGCTGGCAGCTGAACGTTCTATCCTTTGGAGAAGAGGCTAAAATCGTTGGAGTTGAAACTGAAAAGCTGAAGTTTGCCTTTATCATAATAATCTCCCTCATAACCGCTGTTTCAGTTGCTTTCTGCGGGATAATTGGATGGGTAGGGTTGATGGTTCCGCACATCGTCAGAATGGCATTCGGGCCAGACCACAAAACACTGATACCCCTAACAATAACTGTGGGAGCTTCATTCATGGTTTTAGCAGACACACTGGCTCGCTCGGTAACGACCTATGAAATTCCAATTGGTATATTGACGACAATCCTTGGAATTCCATTCTTTGCCTATCTGCTAAGAAAGACGGGCGGTGGTTGGAATGCTTGAAGTCAAGGGCTTATCATTCAGCTACGGTGATTTCAGCGTTGAGGATGTCTGCTTTGAGGTGAGAGAAGGCGAGATTTTAACGCTACTCGGTCCAAATGGTAGCGGGAAAACAACAATTTTAAAGAACATTTACGGGTTGCTGAAGCCAAAGAAAAAGTGCGTCTTTGTGGATGGTAAAGACTTTCACTCACTCTCTTTAAAGGAAAGGGCTAAGTTAGCTGGTTATGTCCCTCAGTCTCACCACCCTCCTTTCCCCTACACCGTTCTGGACGTCGTGGTTGTGGGCTTAGCCTCTCAGCTTGGAGTTTTCGAGAGCCCAAGGGAAGAGCACTATCAGAAGGCTTTAGAGAAGCTCAAGCTCATAGGAATGGAGCGCTTTAAGGATAAGCCCTACACACAGCTGAGCGGAGGTCAGCTGCAGCTTGTCCTCATAGCAAGGGCCCTCGTGCAGGAACCGAAAGTCCTCCTCCTGGATGAGCCAACCGCTCACTTGGATTTCAAGAACCAGGTAAAAGTGCTTGGAATAGTGAAGAGGTTGGCGAAGGAGGAAAGCATCTCTGCAGTTATGACGCTCCATGACCCGAATTTAGCCTCACTTTATTCAGACAGGATTGCCCTTGTTAAAGAAGGCAGAATCAAAGCTCTTGGAAAGCCGAGCCAAATCCTAAGGGAGGAGGTTCTTGAAGAAGTGTACGGCGTTCCGATATGTATCCTCGAATTCAATGGGTTTAGGCTCATCCTCCCAAAAATGGAGGGGATCTAAAGGTGGAACTGCTGATAACTTCAGCTGCAATTGCGTTCAGTTTTC
Above is a genomic segment from Thermococcus sp. SY098 containing:
- a CDS encoding iron ABC transporter permease is translated as MKRLLFLFLLVSPIFAFFISLCIGAYHIPLSAIVDMVVLKTLQLISGILAKITFGRIDFAVQIPYPSVYQTILFKIRLPRVILAMIVGSALALSGAVLQAIFRNPLVNSYILGISAGAAFGAALAIGLSLSLGVTPLAFVFAILAVFLTTSLAKIGGRITPVSLVLAGVIVNAFFSALTSLLKFLMEHEKLASVVYWLMGSFADAEWHSVKVAFPVIFLGCALIYMMRWQLNVLSFGEEAKIVGVETEKLKFAFIIIISLITAVSVAFCGIIGWVGLMVPHIVRMAFGPDHKTLIPLTITVGASFMVLADTLARSVTTYEIPIGILTTILGIPFFAYLLRKTGGGWNA
- a CDS encoding ABC transporter ATP-binding protein, encoding MLEVKGLSFSYGDFSVEDVCFEVREGEILTLLGPNGSGKTTILKNIYGLLKPKKKCVFVDGKDFHSLSLKERAKLAGYVPQSHHPPFPYTVLDVVVVGLASQLGVFESPREEHYQKALEKLKLIGMERFKDKPYTQLSGGQLQLVLIARALVQEPKVLLLDEPTAHLDFKNQVKVLGIVKRLAKEESISAVMTLHDPNLASLYSDRIALVKEGRIKALGKPSQILREEVLEEVYGVPICILEFNGFRLILPKMEGI